Proteins encoded in a region of the Euleptes europaea isolate rEulEur1 chromosome 3, rEulEur1.hap1, whole genome shotgun sequence genome:
- the LOC130474614 gene encoding F-box only protein 17-like, translating to MGQAKSRRRTCTTPPPRGQEIRGWIDLNLLPQELLVLILSWVPGRTLVTCGRLVCRQWRDLIDGPLLWKLQWERDPLKREALPAALEVARRCPRMEWARVGILQPFGRNLIKNPRGEEQFQHWQVGHGDGMCLGGNTCWISQLIDLVKEGLWEDLLDSFQPDIFISDWWGTHEKCGCTYNIYVLLLAADKNSVIARFVTEMDPTEEWNVPFQQASHVFRQYGPGVRYLRFQHIGNRPGVEHTEAHITNSTVLVKLSQ from the exons ATGGGCCAGGCGAAGAGCAGGAGAAGAACCTGCACGACCCCCCCTCCACGCGGCCAAGAAATCCGGGGCTGGATTGACCTGAACCTCCTGCCTCAAGAGCTGCTGGTGCTGATCCTGAGCTGGGTGCCGGGTCGGACCCTGGTAACCTGCGGCCGGCTGGTGTGCCGGCAGTGGAGGGACTTGATCGACGGTCCCCTTCTCTGGAAGCTCCAGTGGGAAAGGGACCCCTTGAAGCGGGAGGCTCTCCCGGCTGCCCTCGAAGTTGCCCGCCGCTGCCCCCGCATGGAGTGGGCACGGGTGGGCATCCTGCAACCCTTCGGGAGGAACCTGATCAAGAACCCCCGAGGGGAAG AACAATTCCAGCACTGGCAGGTTGGACATGGGGACGGCATGTGCCTGGGGGGCAA CACCTGCTGGATATCACAACTCATCGATTTGGTGAAGGAAGGTCTGTGGGAAGACCTCTTGGACTCCTTCCAGCCGGACATTTTTATCTCTGACTG GTGGGGCACCCACGAAAAATGCGGCTGCACCTATAACATCTATGTCCTTCTCCTGGCAGCGGACAAAAATTCAGTGATCGCCAGATTTGTCACAGAGATGGACCCCACAGAGGAGTGGAACGTCCCGTTTCAACAG GCTTCCCACGTCTTCAGACAATACGGCCCTGGAGTTCGCTACTTGCGCTTCCAGCACATCGGCAACCGGCCTGGGGTGGAGCACACAGAAGCTCACATCACCAACTCCACTGTTCTGGTGAAACTCTCACAGTAG